The following proteins are encoded in a genomic region of Gimesia algae:
- a CDS encoding S1C family serine protease, with amino-acid sequence MSGELIRRQFRQASYQFSMAPDLTQSEIRTIDLFREASPSVVHIRTAEIAFELGRFSLNQQKIPQGSGSGFIWNREGHIVTNYHVIQNADEMTVTLAANTTWTAYRVRVAPSKDLAVLKIDAPKDLLKPIEIGASSNLQVGQTVLAIGNPFGLDQTLTTGIISGLGREIISVTGRSIRNVIQTDAAINPGNSGGPLLDSSGRLIGMNTAIYSSSHVYAGIGYAVPVDLISRFVPQLIDFGKIQSPSLNFTGVDDFVTGKLKKNGVLPSSIQGVMVQDLLKGGAADQAGLLEIRRDKSGNIVLGDLILQMDETPIIGSNSLLDALETHKVGDVVTLTIFRNNQKLKVKAKLQDWKNEQ; translated from the coding sequence ATGTCTGGCGAATTGATCAGGCGTCAGTTCCGCCAGGCATCGTATCAGTTTTCGATGGCACCGGATCTCACCCAGTCTGAAATCAGAACGATCGATTTATTTCGTGAAGCATCACCATCCGTGGTGCATATCCGAACGGCAGAGATTGCATTTGAACTGGGACGATTCAGTCTGAATCAGCAGAAAATACCACAGGGGTCTGGTAGTGGATTCATCTGGAACCGGGAGGGGCATATTGTCACAAACTACCATGTGATTCAAAACGCAGATGAAATGACTGTGACCCTGGCTGCTAACACGACTTGGACTGCTTACCGTGTCAGGGTTGCTCCTTCTAAAGATCTGGCAGTGTTAAAAATTGATGCACCTAAGGACCTGCTAAAGCCCATCGAGATTGGAGCTTCTTCCAACCTGCAGGTAGGCCAGACCGTTTTGGCGATCGGAAATCCATTTGGCCTCGACCAGACTCTGACTACTGGAATTATCAGCGGATTAGGGAGGGAAATCATTTCGGTAACTGGTAGATCGATTCGAAATGTGATTCAAACTGATGCCGCCATCAACCCCGGAAACTCAGGGGGGCCACTGCTTGACAGCTCCGGACGATTAATTGGGATGAATACGGCAATCTACAGCTCATCACATGTTTATGCCGGTATTGGCTATGCAGTGCCCGTTGATTTAATCAGCCGCTTCGTTCCTCAATTGATCGATTTTGGAAAGATTCAGAGTCCCAGCCTGAATTTTACGGGAGTCGATGACTTTGTGACTGGCAAACTCAAAAAGAACGGGGTTTTACCATCTTCAATCCAAGGGGTTATGGTTCAGGATCTACTCAAAGGTGGTGCTGCCGATCAGGCTGGTTTACTGGAAATCAGACGGGACAAGAGTGGAAATATTGTACTGGGAGATTTGATCTTGCAAATGGATGAAACACCGATCATCGGATCAAATTCGCTACTGGATGCGTTGGAAACTCATAAGGTGGGCGATGTCGTGACGCTCACGATATTCCGGAATAATCAAAAATTGAAAGTAAAAGCCAAACTGCAAGACTGGAAAAACGAGCAATAA
- a CDS encoding PQQ-binding-like beta-propeller repeat protein, with protein MYWPETRRAKRTLFGGLALRQTAVYLMFLILSTNLVSGQLPKITPRTTKPAEAAAFTPSESADSQAEPGTWTSFLGNHRNGISDETDLNLDWNVHKPAVLWRVPLGGGYSSMVIAEGRLWTMATHLTNDFVVCFDARTGKKLWTTEAAPTYIDHQKQARGPRSTPTYHEGKLYCLLPAGDLLCLNAKSGEVLWKVNIFQISGAPRQEEQTLYYWGMSASPLIEGDLVILQPGGNNNNSVIAVNKDTGKLVWGVGNDPPGYGSPIVVDTLDQRQIIVPTGSSILSLNPEEGSLLWRIVWGNKYNCNCATPVWNDESLFISSAYGTGCMRFALFRQNEEIRPISQWKSLSLQNQFATSIIKDGYIYGPHGDLAAASYRCLDMQRGKIQWQTRRVGKCTQIAAEGHLICLTEQGALILAEANPTEYREKGNLTGLLSFKAWAHPALANRRLYLRDEKRLICLDLQEK; from the coding sequence ATGTATTGGCCTGAAACGAGGAGAGCTAAAAGAACATTATTCGGCGGTCTCGCCTTACGTCAGACAGCCGTTTATCTGATGTTTCTCATACTGTCGACCAATCTCGTTTCAGGCCAGTTACCCAAGATTACTCCCCGTACAACAAAGCCTGCGGAAGCAGCTGCTTTCACTCCCTCAGAGTCTGCTGATTCACAGGCAGAGCCAGGGACCTGGACGTCGTTTCTGGGAAATCACCGAAATGGGATTTCCGACGAAACGGATCTGAATCTGGACTGGAATGTACATAAGCCGGCCGTTTTATGGAGAGTTCCCCTGGGAGGGGGGTATTCATCAATGGTCATCGCCGAAGGCCGGCTCTGGACTATGGCGACGCATCTGACAAACGATTTCGTGGTCTGCTTTGATGCCCGAACTGGAAAAAAACTTTGGACCACTGAGGCAGCTCCCACTTATATTGATCATCAAAAACAGGCACGCGGGCCACGTTCGACCCCCACATACCATGAGGGCAAACTGTACTGCCTGCTACCTGCGGGTGATTTACTTTGTCTGAATGCCAAATCAGGCGAGGTTCTCTGGAAAGTCAATATTTTTCAGATCAGCGGAGCCCCACGACAGGAAGAACAGACTCTCTATTACTGGGGCATGTCTGCTTCACCTTTGATCGAAGGAGATCTGGTGATTCTTCAGCCAGGGGGAAATAACAATAATTCGGTGATCGCAGTCAATAAAGATACCGGAAAACTGGTTTGGGGAGTGGGCAACGATCCGCCTGGTTATGGTTCTCCTATTGTGGTTGACACGCTTGATCAGCGACAAATTATTGTTCCGACCGGATCGTCGATCCTGTCACTGAACCCGGAAGAGGGGAGTTTACTCTGGCGCATTGTCTGGGGAAATAAATACAACTGCAATTGTGCGACCCCCGTCTGGAATGATGAATCACTCTTCATCTCTTCCGCCTACGGCACAGGCTGTATGCGGTTTGCCTTATTTCGGCAGAATGAAGAAATCCGTCCGATTTCACAATGGAAAAGCCTCTCACTGCAGAATCAGTTTGCAACCAGTATTATCAAAGACGGCTATATTTATGGACCACACGGAGACCTGGCTGCTGCCTCTTATCGTTGTCTGGATATGCAGCGAGGGAAGATTCAATGGCAAACACGACGTGTCGGCAAATGCACACAGATCGCCGCAGAGGGTCATCTGATCTGCCTGACAGAGCAAGGGGCACTGATTCTGGCGGAAGCCAATCCCACAGAGTATCGAGAGAAAGGAAATTTAACCGGTCTACTGAGCTTCAAAGCATGGGCTCACCCTGCGTTGGCCAATCGCCGGCTCTATCTGCGTGATGAAAAAAGACTGATTTGTCTCGATCTTCAAGAAAAATAG
- a CDS encoding Flp family type IVb pilin produces MSEDFLSGHMKGRPVFQKIKTQTRRWKQKVRGAVFVEYLLLLTIIGIGAIAGLTTLRSALINELMDLANAINAINS; encoded by the coding sequence ATGTCTGAGGATTTTCTATCTGGACATATGAAAGGGCGACCTGTGTTTCAAAAAATTAAAACACAAACCAGGCGATGGAAGCAAAAAGTTCGTGGTGCTGTGTTTGTTGAATATCTGCTGCTGCTCACTATTATTGGAATTGGTGCTATCGCAGGACTTACCACATTGCGTAGTGCATTAATCAATGAATTGATGGATCTCGCAAACGCAATTAATGCCATCAACTCATAG
- a CDS encoding STAS domain-containing protein produces MPADYPPEIVKEGQVTVVALGPEYENLDEPRLDALTDVLLQVAETASPPIVVLDLSHTSFFGSAFIEVIFRMWNRLNHREGGKFTICGLSEYCTEVLEVTHLDQLWETFDTRDAAIKALNS; encoded by the coding sequence ATGCCTGCTGATTATCCCCCGGAAATAGTCAAAGAAGGTCAGGTCACAGTTGTGGCTTTGGGGCCTGAATATGAAAACCTGGACGAACCCAGGCTGGACGCCTTGACAGATGTTCTGTTGCAGGTGGCCGAGACTGCTTCTCCCCCGATTGTTGTTCTCGATCTCTCGCACACCTCATTTTTCGGGTCTGCGTTTATCGAAGTGATTTTCCGGATGTGGAATCGCCTGAATCACAGAGAAGGTGGCAAGTTTACGATTTGCGGTTTAAGTGAATATTGTACCGAGGTACTGGAAGTCACTCACCTGGATCAGCTTTGGGAAACCTTCGACACCAGAGACGCAGCGATCAAAGCGCTTAACTCTTGA
- a CDS encoding RidA family protein codes for MSQTPESRIQELGHTLPTPPQAVGSYIPATQFGNVIVTSGQLPFIGSELMFKGRVGDHLHEDDGSNAASLCLLNALAQIKTVTGELSNIKRIIRLEGYVHSAPGFDRQPYVLNSASQLLTDIFGDKGKHTRVALGISEMPLNAAVQLALWVEVE; via the coding sequence ATGAGCCAGACCCCCGAATCACGCATCCAGGAACTGGGGCACACACTGCCTACTCCTCCTCAGGCGGTAGGATCATACATTCCCGCTACCCAGTTTGGAAATGTCATTGTTACCAGCGGACAGTTGCCCTTCATTGGCAGCGAATTGATGTTCAAGGGAAGAGTAGGGGATCACCTGCATGAAGACGACGGTTCCAATGCCGCCAGTCTCTGCCTGCTCAATGCATTGGCACAGATCAAAACAGTCACAGGGGAACTCTCAAATATCAAACGTATTATCCGACTGGAAGGATACGTACATTCGGCACCTGGATTTGATCGGCAACCTTACGTGCTGAATTCTGCATCACAACTGTTAACTGATATTTTTGGTGACAAAGGCAAGCACACTCGAGTGGCTCTGGGAATCTCGGAAATGCCTTTAAATGCAGCGGTCCAACTGGCGCTCTGGGTAGAGGTCGAATAA